A window of Acidimicrobiales bacterium contains these coding sequences:
- a CDS encoding adenylyltransferase/cytidyltransferase family protein: MEVGLYAGSFDPVHLGHMALIATASEKLDQIVVVVATNPEKRTAMFSVPERLEMLWAACQDLANVRVAAHSGVADRHRRPGWGHCVGEKRGQRTRG, encoded by the coding sequence GTGGAAGTCGGGCTTTATGCCGGGTCCTTCGACCCCGTCCATCTCGGGCACATGGCGTTGATCGCCACCGCTTCCGAGAAACTTGACCAGATCGTTGTGGTCGTTGCCACCAACCCAGAGAAGCGGACTGCGATGTTCTCTGTGCCGGAACGACTAGAGATGCTTTGGGCAGCGTGTCAAGACCTCGCGAACGTGCGGGTGGCCGCACACAGCGGGGTTGCTGATCGACATCGCCGCCCAGGTTGGGGCCACTGTGTTGGTGAGAAGCGCGGGCAAAGAACACGTGGATGA